In Bacteroidota bacterium, the genomic window CGCGGAATGGAAGGCAAATCAAAACGGAGATCTTTTAGTTGTCGAAAATGCCGGACAGCATTTGTACCGGCTTAGAGAAGATAAAAAGCTTAATGCTGCATAACTGCAGCATCTCATGAGCAAGACTAAAAAGGAGCATCGATGAATTATGGTATGAAGATCCCCGCGGCGGGGGGACTTGATTTCGTTTCCGTGGGAGCATTGGTCCACCGACTCGACCCGGGCATCATTCCATTCAGGAAGGCGACGGAATGCCAGATCCATGTCAGCGGCGGGGAGTTCAACGTAGCGGCGAACCTTGCGGACTGTTT contains:
- a CDS encoding sugar kinase translates to MNYGMKIPAAGGLDFVSVGALVHRLDPGIIPFRKATECQIHVSGGEFNVAANLADC